Part of the Mycolicibacterium mengxianglii genome is shown below.
TCTTCCTCGGTCGGCGCGCTGACGACGTTGACCACCAGCAGTTCAGGATCCGACACCAGCGTGGTGCCTTCGGGCAGCTCGACCTGGGCAGCGGTGATCTGGGTGCCGGCTGCGACGCCCTCGACCGAGACGACAAGCTGCTCGGGGATCGACATGGCGTCGGACTCGATTTCGATGGTGTTGGCCTCCTGGGTGACCAGGGCGCCCGGCTCGGCATCACCTTCGACGAGGACGGTGACCTCGACGTTCACCTTCTCACCGCGACGCACGATGATGAGGTCAACGTGCTGGATGTTGCGCTTGATCGGGTGGATCTCGAGCTGCTTGGGCAGTGCCAGCGCCTCGGTGCCCTCGATGTCGAGGGTCAGCACCGCGTTGGTGCCGAAGTTACGCAGCACGGCGGCCAGCTCGCGGGCCGGGAGGTTGAGGTGCTGCGGGTCGGTGCCGTGGCCGTAGAGCACGGCGGGAACCTTGCCGTCGCGGCGGGCCTGGCGCGAGGCGCCCTTACCGGTCCGGCTGCGAACTTCAGCGATCAGATTATTTGCGGCGTGGGCCTTGGTCTTGGCCATTGTCATCTACTCCTGTGTGCCTGCGCGGTCATCGCACGGCCAGGGTCACGCGCAATCTCAATTGCGCGGAGGTCCCGTCGATAACGGTGGCCTGGCCACCCTCGCCGTGATCGTTGGCAAGGTTATCTCATCGCGGGGCCGAACCGGAAATCCGCTACAGGGTGAACGCAGTGCCCGTGAGCTGCTCAGACAGACTCCACAACGCCTCAGCGGTCTTGGTGCTGCGCGCCAGCGGGCTGCGTCCGACCGGCCCGGTGGGGCCGTAGCTGAGGAATCGCGGACCGATGAAGGTGTCACCTGGCAGGTCCTGCGACACCGCGAACAATGTCTGGCGAGCGCCGAATGCGGCATCGGTGGCGAAGAATCTGTTGGCGGCCAGCCAGACGGGGGTGCCCAGCTTGTTGCCGGTCTTGCCCTGAAGATTGGTCGCCGAATAGCCCGGATGAGCAGCCAAGGCGGTGAGCGGGGACCCGACGCGTTCGAGGCGGCGCTGCAGTGCGCTGGTGAACAGCAGGTTCGCCAACTTCGACTGCGCGTACGCGGGCCAGGCGAAGTACGGCCGCGATTTCCAGTTCAGGTCTTTGACATTCACCCGGCCGAACAGGTGCATCATCGACGACACCGTGACCACCCGGTCGGTGATCTTGGGCAGCAGCAGGTTGGTCAGCGCGAAGTGGCCCAGGTGGTTGGTGCCGATCTGGCTTTCGAATCCGTCCGCGGTCTCGGCGTACGGCACCGCCATGATGCCCGCGTTGTTGACCAGCACATCCACCTGGTCGGTGGCTTCGGCGAAGGCCCGCACCGATGCCAGTGAAGTCAGGTCCAGCGGACGCACCTCCACCCGGCCAGAATCTCTGCCCGGCATCTCGGCTGCGGCGGCCTCGCCCTTGGCGGTATTGCGGACAGCAAGGATCACGTGGGCACCCACTCGGGCGAGTTCGTGCGCCGTGACCTTGCCCAGGCCGCTACTGGCTCCGGTGACGACGACGGTGCGCCCGGCGAATGAGGGCAGGTCAGCGGCGCTCCAGTCGGTCATTCGCTCACATTAGCCGGGTCCTACTTGACTGCCACGGCGAAACCCCGGATCGACGCCTCGATCGGATCCGACTGGGCCACCGCTTGATCGGCGAGTGTGCTGGCGGTGAACTGGATCAGATAGCGGTCGAAGGTGGGGGTGACGGGGATGACGACGCGGTTGTACGTATGTACCCGCCTACCGTCGGGACCGTCATAGCTGCCCTCGATCATCGCCGACGGGAAACCCTTGAAGTCCGTGAACGATTCACCCAGTTTGGTGAACCGCGGCGACATCATCGCGTCGGCGTTGGCGTGCGTGATAGCAGCGTTCACATCGAAGCCGCCCCACAGCTTGAACGCCATCACCATGACGTTGGGGTAGTGGTCCTGACTGCCCTTGGGGCGCAGCAGCTCGACATCGCGCAACTGCGGATCGTTGACCTTCGCCCAGCCGGCGGGCACCGGCAGCGTCACGGTGACGTCTTTGAGCGCACCGACAGCCACCGGCTCACCGGTGACCCCGACCCCTTCGAGGTAGTCGTAGAACGGCACCGGAGTTTCGGCGGTGGTCGCCGGTGGTGGAGTTGCCGCGGTCGGACTGTCGGTCCAGATCGATTGGTAGTCAGGTGTTTCCGCTGCGCAGCCGGCCGCCGCGCATACCGCGACGAGCGCAGCAGCCAGGCGGCGCCAGGTCACAGGATCTCGCGGACCGCATCGATCGGTCGGGCCAACCGGGTGCCTTTGGCGGTGACGACGAACGGACGCTCGATGAGGATCGGATGTTCGGCCATGGCATCGAGCAATTGGTCGTCAGTGGCGTCGGCCAGGTTCAGTTCCGTGTACAACGCTTCCCGCTTGCGGACTGCGGTGCGGACGTCGATACCGGCGTCGGCGATCATCGTCGCGATCTCCGAGCGCGACGGCGGCGTCTTCAGGTACTGCACGACCTTGGGCTCGATCCCCTGCTCGCGCAACAGATCCAGCGTTTTTCGCGACGTCGTGCACCGAGGGTTGTGGTAGATGGTCGCGTCATCGACCATCTATGCAGACCCGTCGAACAGGCTGGTCACCGAACCGTTGTCGAACACCTGGCGAATGGTGTTGGCCAGCAGAGGCGCGATGGACAGCACCGTCAGCTGCGGGAACTGCTTGTCCTCGCTGATCGGCAAGGTGTTGGTGACGATCACTTCGCGGGCCCCGCAGTCAGCCAGGCGCTGAGGCGCCGGATCCGACAACACGCCGTGAGTGGCGGCGATGATCACATCTCGCGCGCCGTCCTCACGTAGCAGCTTCACCGCGCCGGCGATGGTGCCGCCGGTATCGATCATGTCGTCGGTGAGGATGCAGGTCTTGCCCTTGACGTCACCGACGACGCGGTTGGACACCACCTGGTTGGGCACCAACGGATCGCGCGTCTTGTGGATGAAGGCCAGCGGAACGCCACCGAGGGCGTCGGCCCACTTCTCGGCCACCCGCACCCGGCCGGAGTCGGGGGAGACCACCACCATGTCGTGATCGCTGTAGTTCTCGGCGATGTAGCCGGTGAGCAGCTTCTGTGCCCGCATGTGATCGACGGGGCCGTCGAAGAAGCCCTGGATCTGGTCGGTGTGCAGATCGACCGTGACGATCCGGTCGGCGCCGGCGGTCTTGAGCAGGTCGGCCACCAGGCGGGCGGAGATGGGCTCGCGGCCGCGGTGTTTCTTGTCCTGGCGGGCATAGGGGTAGAACGGCACGATCGCGGTGATCCGCTTGGCGCTGCCGCGCTTGAGCGCGTCGATCATCAGCAGCTGTTCCATCAGCCACTTGTTCAGCGGCGCTGGATTGCTCTGCAGGACGAATGCATCGCTGCCGCGCACCGATTCGTCGAAGCGGACGAAGATCTCACCATTGGCGAAATCCCGCGCCGTGGTGGCCGTCACAGGGACGTCGAGTTCCTTGGCGACCTGTTCGGCCAGCTCGGGATGTGCCCGACCCGAAAAGAGCATCAAGCTTTTTCGGTTGTCGGTCCAGTCGTGACTCACATTGCCCTCGCAGGTCGGGGATCGATACGAGCCAATCGTACGTAGCGTTCCCAGGTCTTCGTTGCCGGGTTACCAGATCGCCAACGTCAGGCGTCTGATTCGGTGTCCTGTCCGGCGGTGCCGTCGGCGTCCTTGGCCTTGCGGGCGGCGGCGGCCGCGGCACTACCCGGGCGTTTGCGCTCCACCCAACCCTCGATGTTGCGTTGCGGCCCCGCTGACACCGCCAGCGCGCCGGGAGGGACGTCTTCACGGACGACGGTTCCGGCTCCGGTGTAGGCCCCGTCCCCGACCGTCACGGGAGCGACGAACATGGTGTCCGACCCGGTGCGGACGTGCGAACCCACGGTGGTCCGGCGTTTGGTCTCCCCGTCGTAGTTGACGAACACGCTGGAGGCGCCGATATTGCTGTGCTCGCCGATGTCGGCGTCTCCCACGTAGGTCAGGTGCGGCACCTTGGTGCCGGTCCCGATCACCGCGTTCTTGGTTTCGACGAATGCGCCGAGTTTGCCGTCGGCACCCAGGCTGGT
Proteins encoded:
- a CDS encoding LpqN/LpqT family lipoprotein, which translates into the protein MTWRRLAAALVAVCAAAGCAAETPDYQSIWTDSPTAATPPPATTAETPVPFYDYLEGVGVTGEPVAVGALKDVTVTLPVPAGWAKVNDPQLRDVELLRPKGSQDHYPNVMVMAFKLWGGFDVNAAITHANADAMMSPRFTKLGESFTDFKGFPSAMIEGSYDGPDGRRVHTYNRVVIPVTPTFDRYLIQFTASTLADQAVAQSDPIEASIRGFAVAVK
- a CDS encoding oxidoreductase; this translates as MTDWSAADLPSFAGRTVVVTGASSGLGKVTAHELARVGAHVILAVRNTAKGEAAAAEMPGRDSGRVEVRPLDLTSLASVRAFAEATDQVDVLVNNAGIMAVPYAETADGFESQIGTNHLGHFALTNLLLPKITDRVVTVSSMMHLFGRVNVKDLNWKSRPYFAWPAYAQSKLANLLFTSALQRRLERVGSPLTALAAHPGYSATNLQGKTGNKLGTPVWLAANRFFATDAAFGARQTLFAVSQDLPGDTFIGPRFLSYGPTGPVGRSPLARSTKTAEALWSLSEQLTGTAFTL
- a CDS encoding 50S ribosomal protein L25/general stress protein Ctc, encoding MAKTKAHAANNLIAEVRSRTGKGASRQARRDGKVPAVLYGHGTDPQHLNLPARELAAVLRNFGTNAVLTLDIEGTEALALPKQLEIHPIKRNIQHVDLIIVRRGEKVNVEVTVLVEGDAEPGALVTQEANTIEIESDAMSIPEQLVVSVEGVAAGTQITAAQVELPEGTTLVSDPELLVVNVVSAPTEEDLEAEGGGESIEGQAEAAAEADAAASE
- the arsC gene encoding arsenate reductase (glutaredoxin) (This arsenate reductase requires both glutathione and glutaredoxin to convert arsenate to arsenite, after which the efflux transporter formed by ArsA and ArsB can extrude the arsenite from the cell, providing resistance.) encodes the protein MVDDATIYHNPRCTTSRKTLDLLREQGIEPKVVQYLKTPPSRSEIATMIADAGIDVRTAVRKREALYTELNLADATDDQLLDAMAEHPILIERPFVVTAKGTRLARPIDAVREIL
- a CDS encoding ribose-phosphate diphosphokinase, with protein sequence MSHDWTDNRKSLMLFSGRAHPELAEQVAKELDVPVTATTARDFANGEIFVRFDESVRGSDAFVLQSNPAPLNKWLMEQLLMIDALKRGSAKRITAIVPFYPYARQDKKHRGREPISARLVADLLKTAGADRIVTVDLHTDQIQGFFDGPVDHMRAQKLLTGYIAENYSDHDMVVVSPDSGRVRVAEKWADALGGVPLAFIHKTRDPLVPNQVVSNRVVGDVKGKTCILTDDMIDTGGTIAGAVKLLREDGARDVIIAATHGVLSDPAPQRLADCGAREVIVTNTLPISEDKQFPQLTVLSIAPLLANTIRQVFDNGSVTSLFDGSA